One window of Nymphaea colorata isolate Beijing-Zhang1983 chromosome 11, ASM883128v2, whole genome shotgun sequence genomic DNA carries:
- the LOC116263953 gene encoding uncharacterized protein LOC116263953, with translation MLSSSLVSPLTVCPNRELHWFRLKERCKCKPRISCFFSGGNTNKQEQARKALENALGGKKNEFEKWNKEIQKRTEAGGGGDAGRGGWFGGGGWFGGSDGDRFWKETQQTSLTVAGIIFLYLIISKGNVMFAIIFNSLLYVLRGSRNFFTSAAYVFAGKASALKPLSDGKASEQVVAKPSAKERVVRKWGMN, from the exons ATGCTATCTTCTTCTCTAGTCTCGCCGTTAACTGTGTGCCCGAATAGAGAGCTCCACTGGTTTAGATTGAAGGAGAGGTGCAAATGCAAACCCAGGATCTCTTGTTTCTTCTCCGGTGGAAACACCAACAAACAG GAGCAAGCTAGAAAAGCACTAGAAAATGCTCTTGGTGGAAAGAAGAATGAATTTGAGAAATGGAACAAGGAAATTCAGAAGAGGACAGAAGCAGGTGGTGGAGGTGACGCAGGGAGAGGTGGATGGTTTGGAGGTGGTGGGTGGTTTGGTGGATCAGATGGTGATCGCTTCTGGAAGGAAACACAACAGACCAGCCTTACTGTTGCAGGAATCATTTTCTTG TATCTGATAATCTCCAAAGGCAATGTGATGTTCGCTATCATCTTCAACTCTTTACTGTACGTTTTACGGGGGAGCCGAAATTTCTTCACATCAGCAGCCTACGTGTTTGCTGGTAAGGCTTCTGCACTGAAGCCTCTGTCTGACGGAAAAGCTAGTGAACAAGTTGTGGCAAAGCCTTCTGCTAAAGAGAGAGTTGTAAGGAAGTGGGGGATGAATTGA
- the LOC116263742 gene encoding 60S ribosomal protein L10a-like: MSKLQSDALREAITTVVTGAKEKKRKFTETIELQIGLKNYDPQKDKRFSGSVKLPHIPRPKMRVCMLGDAQHVEEAEKIGLDYMDVEGLKKMNKNKKLVKKLAKKYHAFLASEAIIKQIPRLLGPGLNKAGKFPTLVTHQESLESKVNETKAMVKFQLKKVLCMGVAVGNCSMEEKQIFQNVQLSVNFLVSLLKKNWQNVRCLYLKSTMGPAVRVF, from the exons ATGAG CAAGCTCCAGAGTGACGCACTAAGAGAAGCCATCACTACAGTTGTCACTggtgcaaaagagaaaaagcgcAAGTTTACTGAGACAATTGAACTCCAGATTGGACTAAAGAACTATGATCCTCAGAAGGACAAACGTTTCAGTGGTTCTGTGAAGTTGCCACACATTCCCCGGCCTAAGATGAGGGTTTGCATGCTTGGAGATGCACAACATGTTGAGGAG GCAGAGAAAATTGGTTTGGACTATATGGACGTGGAAGGgctgaagaagatgaacaaaaacaagaaattggTGAAGAAACTTGCAAAGAAATACCATGCTTTTCTTGCATCTGAGGCTATAATCAAACAAATTCCAAGGCTTCTTGGTCCGGGTCTTAACAAGGCAG GGAAGTTCCCCACTCTGGTTACTCATCAAGAATCCCTAGAGTCTAAAGTGAACGAAACAAAGGCAATGGTGAAATTCCAGCTGAAGAAGGTCCTCTGCATGGGGGTTGCTGTTGGGAACTGCTCAATGGAGGAGAAGCAGATATTCCAGAATGTTCAGCTCAGTGTCAACTTCCTGGTTTCGTTATTGAAGAAGAATTGGCAAAAT GTTAGGTGCTTGTACCTGAAAAGCACAATGGGGCCGGCAGTTCGCGTTTTTTGA
- the LOC116263989 gene encoding LOW QUALITY PROTEIN: probable pre-mRNA-splicing factor ATP-dependent RNA helicase DEAH5 (The sequence of the model RefSeq protein was modified relative to this genomic sequence to represent the inferred CDS: inserted 1 base in 1 codon), whose amino-acid sequence MGGAKMEGLKKLEYLSLVSKICTELESHIGCGDKVLAEFIAELGRTSRTVDEFDTKLKESGAEMPDYFVRTLLTIIHAILPPEPDGQAGGSPKPGXAATKKSAFPGLSVADDRERVRALEKEIEGDAARAAPGREEDDYDRARVRGRDRERRDRYKEEGDERSSRRDRHREERDDDFYRERRREGRGRDRDFDDDRNHRDRRREDSKSYGNGRDENRDSERRSGRHRGSDRYRDIEEDEHSDKVRNSDEPELYGVYAGRVSRVMDSGCFVQLNGFRGKEGLVHVSQMANRRIVNAKDAVKRDQEVFVKVISVSGQKLSLSMRDVDQRTGQDLLPMKKSSEDDSFRTNPLSSNPQPRERIGLSGIRIVDEDSSGPSRRPLKRMSSPERWEAKQLIASGVLDVREYPMYDDDGDGMMYQEEGAEEELEIELNEDEPPFLQGQTRYSIDVSPVKIVKNPDGSLQRAAMTQSALAKERRELREQQQRTMLDSIPKDLNRPWEDPMPETGERHLAQELRGVGLSAYDMPEWKKDAFGKAPTFGQRSKLSIQEQRQSLPIFKLKKELVQAVHDNQVLVVIGETGSGKTTQVTQYLAEAGYTTRGKIGCTQPRRVAAMSVAKRVAEEFGCRLGEEVGYAIRFEDCTGPETVIKYMTDGMLLREILVDESLSQYSVIMLDEAHERTIHTDVLFGLLKQLIKRRKDLRLIVTSATLDAEKFSGYFFNCNIFTIPGRTFPVEILYTKQPESDYLDAALITVMQIHLTEPEGDVLLFLTGQEEIDTACQILYERMKGLGKNVPELIILPVYSALPSEMQSRIFEPAPPGKRKVVVATNIAEASLTIDGIYYVVDPGFAKQNVYNPKLGLDSLVITPISQASAKQRAGRAGRTGPGKCYRLYTESAYRNEMLPTTVPEIQRINLGLTTLTMKAMGINDLLCFDFMDPPPPQALVSAMEQLYSLGALDEEGLLTKLGRKMAEFPLDPPLSKMLLASVDLGCSDEILTIIAMLQTQNIFYRPREKQAQADQKRAKFFQPEGDHLTLLAVYEAWKANNFSGPWCFENFVQSRSLRRAQDVRKQLLTIMDRYKLDVMSAGKNFTKIRKAICAGFFFHAGRKDPQEGYRTLVENQPVYIHPSSALFQRQPDWVIYNELVMTTKEYMREVTVVDPKWLVELAPRFFKVADPTKMSKRKRQERIEPLYDRYHEPNSWRLSKRRA is encoded by the exons ATGGGGGGAGCGAAGATGGAGGGGCTGAAGAAACTGGAGTACCTCTCGCTGGTGTCGAAGATCTGCACGGAGCTCGAGTCACACATCGGCTGCGGCGACAAGGTGCTCGCGGAGTTCATCGCGGAGCTCGGCCGCACCAGCCGCACCGTCGACGAGTTCGACACCAAGCTCAAGGAGAGCGGCGCCGAGATGCCCGACTATTTCGTCCGTACCCTCCTCACCATTATTCACGCCATCCTGCCCCCGGAGCCGGATGGCCAGGCCGGCGGCAGCCCCAAGCCCG GGGCGGCCACGAAGAAGAGCGCCTTCCCGGGTCTCTCCGTCGCCGACGACCGAGAGAGGGTTAGGGCTTTGGAGAAGGAGATCGAGGGGGATGCTGCCCGAGCGGCTCCTGGCCGTGAAGAAGATGATTATGATAGGGCTAGGGTTCGCGGTAGGGACAGAGAGCGTCGGGATCGCTACAAAGAGGAAGGAGATGAAAGGAGCTCTAGGAGGGACCGGCACAGGGAGGAAAGAGACGATGATTTTTACAGAGAGAGGCGCAGAGAAGGTAGGGGTCGGGATAGGGATTTTGATGACGACCGGAACCATAGGGATCGGCGACGTGAGGATTCGAAATCGTACGGAAACGGTAGGGACGAAAATAGAGATTCGGAGAGGAGGTCTGGTCGGCATCGAGGAAGCGACCGGTATCGGGATATTGAGGAAGACGAGCACAGCGACAAGGTTCGCAACTCCGACGAGCCCGAACTGTATGGAGTTTATGCCGGGAGGGTTTCTAGGGTTATGGACAGTGGATGCTTCGTCCAATTGAACGGTTTCAGGGGCAAGGAAGGCCTGGTTCACGTATCGCAGATGGCGAACCGACGAATTGTGAACGCCAAAGATGCTGTAAAGAGGGACCAGGAGGTTTTCGTGAAGGTAATCTCTGTTTCTGGTCAGAAATTGAGCTTGTCAATGAGGGATGTGGATCAGAGGACGGGGCAGGATCTCCTTCCCATGAAGAAGAGCTCCGAGGACGACTCCTTTCGGACAAATCCGCTCAGCTCGAACCCGCAGCCCAGGGAAAGGATTGGTCTCTCAGGGATTAGGATCGTTGATGAGGATTCTTCAGGGCCTTCCAGGCGACCGCTGAAGCGGATGAGCTCACCGGAGAGGTGGGAAGCGAAGCAGTTGATCGCTTCGGGAGTGTTGGATGTTCGCGAGTATCCAATGTATGATGACGATGGGGACGGGATGATGTATCAGGAAGAAGGTGCGGAAGAAGAACTCGAGATTGAATTGAACGAAGACGAACCTCCGTTTTTACAGGGACAGACTCGGTACTCGATTGATGTTTCCCCGGtgaagattgtgaagaatcCAGATGGGTCCTTGCAGAGAGCGGCCATGACGCAGTCGGCTCTTGCGAAGGAGCGGAGGGAGCTTCGGGAGCAGCAGCAGAGGACAATGCTGGATTCGATTCCCAAGGATCTTAATCGTCCATGGGAAGACCCAATGCCTGAGACGGGTGAGAGGCATCTTGCCCAGGAGCTGAGGGGTGTCGGTCTTTCTGCTTACGACATGCCAGAATGGAAGAAGGATGCTTTTGGGAAGGCACCGACATTTGGGCAGAGGTCTAAGCTTTCTATACAAGAGCAGAGGCAAAGCcttccaattttcaaattgaagaaGGAGCTGGTTCAGGCAGTTCATGACAATCAAGTGCTGGTTGTCATTGGAGAAACAGGCTCTGGGAAGACGACTCAGGTAACTCAGTATCTTGCGGAAGCGGGGTACACGACAAGGGGAAAAATTGGTTGTACTCAGCCGCGAAGAGTTGCAGCCATGTCCGTGGCAAAGAGGGTGGCAGAAGAATTTGGGTGCAGGTTGGGGGAGGAAGTGGGTTATGCTATTCGGTTTGAAGATTGCACAGGACCGGAGACTGTGATTAAGTATATGACTGATGGTATGCTTCTTAGGGAAATTTTAGTCGATGAAAGCCTCTCTCAGTACTCCGTAATTATGTTGGACGAAGCACATGAGCGGACGATTCATACTGATGTGTTATTTGGGCTGCTGAAGCAACTAATTAAAAGGAGAAAGGATCTCCGATTAATTGTTACTTCTGCAACTCTTGATGCGGAGAAGTTTTCTGGTTACTTCTTCAATTGCAATATTTTCACCATCCCTGGAAGGACTTTTCCCGTCGAGATACTCTATACGAAGCAACCAGAAAGCGACTACCTGGATGCTGCACTGATCACTGTGATGCAAATCCACTTGACGGAGCCAGAAGGAGacgttcttttgtttttgacaGGACAAGAGGAGATAGATACTGCTTGTCAGATCCTCTATGAACGAATGAAGGGGTTAGGAAAAAATGTGCCTGAATTGATCATTCTTCCAGTTTACAGTGCTCTGCCAAGTGAAATGCAGTCGAGAATATTCGAGCCTGCACCTCCTGGCAAGAGAAAGGTGGTTGTAGCTACTAACATTGCGGAGGCATCTTTAACCATTGATGGCATTTACTACGTGGTTGATCCTGGTTTTGCTAAGCAGAATGTTTATAATCCTAAACTTGGGTTGGATTCGCTGGTAATTACGCCTATTTCACAAGCATCAGCAAAACAGCGGGCAGGTCGTGCTGGTCGAACTGGTCCTGGTAAGTGCTATAGGCTCTACACTGAGAGCGCTTATCGTAATGAAATGCTACCAACCACTGTGCCGGAAATTCAAAGGATCAATCTTGGTCTAACCACCCTCACAATGAAGGCTATGGGAATTAATGACCTTTTGTGCTTTGATTTTATGGACCCTCCTCCACCACAAGCTCTAGTATCTGCCATGGAGCAGCTATATAGTCTGGGTGCCTTGGATGAAGAGGGCCTGCTGACAAAACTTGGAAGGAAAATGGCTGAGTTCCCTCTAGATCCACCATTGTCTAAGATGCTTCTTGCTAGTGTTGATCTTGGTTGTAGTGATGAAATTTTGACAATCATAGCAATGCTTCAAACACAAAACATCTTTTACAGGCCGAGGGAGAAGCAGGCCCAAGCTGACCAGAAAAGAGCTAAATTTTTCCAGCCAGAGGGTGACCATTTGACTCTCTTAGCTGTTTATGAGGCTTGGAAAGCTAACAATTTCTCTGGTCCGTGGTGCTTTGAAAACTTCGTTCAGTCCCGTTCATTGAGGAGGGCCCAGGATGTCCGTAAACAGCTTCTCACAATCATGGACAG GTACAAATTGGACGTGATGAGTGCTGGGAAAAATTTCACAAAGATCAGAAAGGCCATTTGTGCTGGCTTTTTTTTCCATGCAGGTCGAAAGGATCCCCAGGAGGGTTATAGAACCTTGGTTGAGAATCAACCTGTCTACATTCATCCTAGCAGTGCTTTATTTCAAAGGCAACCAGATTGGGTTATATATAATGAGCTTGTGATGACCACCAAGGAGTACATGCGTGAGGTTACAGTCGTTGACCCAAAATGGTTGGTTGAACTTGCTCCTAGGTTCTTCAAAGTTGCTGACCCGACAAAAATGAGTAAGCGCAAACGGCAAGAGCGTATTGAACCTCTTTATGATAGATATCATGAACCAAACTCATGGCGCTTGAGCAAACGCCGTGCTTGA